The Lysobacter gummosus sequence GCGCTGACGACCTCGGCCGCCAGCACGATGCTCAGCACCGCGCGATGCCAGGCGACGTTATCGACCTTGCGCGATTGCAGCGGCGTCTGGATCGCCGGCGCCTGGTCCAGCGGCGCCATGCGCATGATCTGGCCGAGCGCGAACACGCCGTTGCGGAAGGCGACGAGGTTGTTGAAGGCGACCACGCTGATCCACGAGGCCAGACCGGCGAGGAGGATGAGCTTGAACGACAGCAGGCTGGCGGCGAGGGACATGGATGGGCTCCGGAACGTCTGGGCGAGGCCCCGTGCCGGGCGGCGATTCGGGGTGCATGCTCTATCGACGATCCAGGGGCCGCGTTTGCGACATCCGGAACAAAAGTGTCGCGACTTTTTTGTGGGCGGCGCTTGTGTGGGAGGGGCTTCAGCCCCGGCGCTCTTCGCTCCGCTCGCGATGGGACTTCCCGGGCACCGACCGGAAAGCATCGGGGCTAAAGCCCCTTCCACAAAAGGTGGCGAAGCAGCGTAATCGGCGGCCGGACGCGAAGGCGCCGCGAAACGGCGCCCCCGCCAGCGCTTACTCGGCGGAGTCGGGCGCCGGCAGCAGGTAATAGGCCTCGACCTGGCCCTTGTGCTTCATCGTCATCGGGTTGCCGCGGCGATCCAGCGACTTGCCGACCGGCAGGCGCACCCAGCCTTCGCTGATGCAGTATTCCTCGACGTTGCTGCGCTCCACGCCGTTGAAACGGATGCCGATGCCGCGCTCGAGCACGGACGGGTCGTAGAACGGGCTGCGCGGGTCGTTGGACAGATGGTCGGGCGGGGTGTCGGTCATGGTGGCGCTCTAGCGAAGACGGATACGGCGGGACGGAGGCGGGCGCGGTCGGTCGCGGGGACCGCCCGGCGCGGCGCCTAGGATACGCGGGCCCGGCGGCAGGGCCCAGCCCGGGCGGGCCCGGGCGCCCGCGCCGAGGCACCGGTGGCATCGACGGGCGGCGCCACCGGCGGCAGAATCCTTCCGTCGCTCCATACGGGCCGTGCTTATGAAGATCGTGGCGAGCTGCTTATTGGCGCTGTCGGCGCTGGCGTGGTCGGCGCCTGCGCCGGCGCAGTTGGTCGATATCGACGGCGGGCGTTTCCATGTCGCCGGCTTCGGCCGCGTGGCCTGGCAGCCGGACCTGTTTGAACTGGCGTTCACCGTGGTCAGCCAGGGCGACGACGCGCGCGGCGCGCGCGAGCGGCATCTGCCGGCGGTGGCGGCGGTGCGGCGCATCGTCGAGGCCCAGCGCGCGGCCTTGAGCGAGCAATCCGAAGACGCGCCGCGCCTGCAGGTCCGCGAAGGCGAGGGCGGGCGCGCGACGCATCGTTTCGATACCCGCTTCGTGCTGCGTGTGCGCGGCGCCGATGCGGTGGCCTTGCTGCAGCAGCAACTGGCCGATGCCGGCGTCGCGGCGTTCGAACTGCGGCCGCTGTCCGAGCGTTTGCCGCAGTACGGCGATGAGGCGCGGCGGCAGGCGTTGCGCGACGCCAAGCGCAAGGCGGAACTGATCGCCGGCGAAATGGGCTGGAAGCTGACGGGCGCGACCGCGGTGAAATTCCAGGACGAGCGGCCTTGGTGGCTGCCGCAGACGCCAACGGCGCGGCAATACGAGGCGCGCGCTTACAACTATGCGGCCGAGGCGCCGGCGCAGAGCGGCGAGGTGACTTCGCAGGTGGATGTGGAGTATGCGTACAAGCGGTGATTTCCGAGGATGGTGTGTCGCGATCCGAGCGGAAGGCATCGGGCCTGAAGGCCCTCCCACAAAAGACTTCGTGGCCGCGATTGCGCCCGAACCGATGCGAACTTCGCACCGGCATCGCATCGCGCGGCATCGGCGCTTGGTCATCGGCGCGGATTGATGCAGGATCGAGCCTCGCGCCGACCCACCGGAACCGACGATGACTTTGCGATCCACCCTGCTTGCCTGGAGCCTGATCATGACTTCGACCTTCGCCGCCGACGCGGGCGCCGCCCGGCCCACCGATGCCGCGCCGACGGAATTGCTGATCGGCTGCTACACCGGCCCGGCCTGCAAGGGCATCGGCCGTTACCGCTTCGACGCCGCGCGCGGGCAGGTCGGCGCCGAGCCGGTGGAAGTGATCGAGACCGATAATCCGTCGTGGTTCACTTTCTCGCCCGACGGTTCGATCTTGTACGCGGTCAACGAGAACGGCGCGCAGTCGGCCGATCCGGTCGGTCGCGTCAGCAGCTTCGCCCTGGGCCGCGGCGATGCGCGCACGCAGCGCTTGTCGCAGGTCGGCAGCCTCGGCGACGAGCCCGCGCACGCGGCGACCAGCCGCGACGGGCGCTATCTGTTCGTCGCGAATTATTCCGTCAACGCCACGCCGGGCGGGACGCTCACAGTGCTGCCGATCGACGCGCAAGGCCGACTGCAGCCGGCGGTGCAGGTGTTGACCCATCGCGCCAGCCAGGCCGATCGCGAACGTCAGCTCTCCACCCACGTGCACGCCGCGGTGCCGTCGCCGGACGGGCGTTATCTGTACGCGGCCGACCTGGGCGCGGACAAGCTCTATGCCTATCGCTACGATCCCGCGCACAGCGCCGAACGCCCGCTGCAGGCCGCGTCCACGCCGTACCTGGAATTGCCGGCCGGCAGCGGCCCGCGCCATCTGTTGTTCGACGCGAGCGGACGGCATGCGTATCTGACTTTGGAAATGAGCGGCGAAGTGGTGGTGCTGGACTACGAGGACGGCCGCCTGCAGGCGGTGCAGACCGTGGCGCTCGACCCGGGCCGCACGCAGGGCAACGCCGCCGCGGCGCTGCATCTGTCCGCTGACGGCCGCTTCCTGTACGCCAGCAATCGCGGCGAAGACAACCACATCGCGGTGTACGCGGTCGACGCCGGCAGCGGCCGGCTGAGCGCGTTGCAGCGCCGCGACAGCGAAGGCCGCGGCCCGCGCGAATTCGCGCTGTCGCCGGACGGGCGCTTCGTGGTGGTGACCAATCAGCACAGCAATACGCTGCGGGTGATCGAGCGCGATCCGCGCGACGGCAAACTCGGTAAGACGGTGCAGTCGATGGCGATGGCATCGCCTTCGGATGTGAAGTTCGTTCCGGCGCGTTGAGTCGGCAGGTTCGAGCGGCGCGCCGACTGGATGAATTCAGTCGGCGCGCTTGCGTCACTGTAGTTGGGTCGATGCGGCTCACGCCTTTGCAACACTCGGCGGGCTAGGCTTACCGCCGCGATGCCGTCGCTCACGCGCGCGCCGTCGCACAACGCAGCATCCCACCGCCCCGGGTTGAGCGCTCGCCCGCGTTGGCGTGCAATGCGGCCTTATCCCCATCAGGAGTGCGGCATGGAACATCGTTATCTCGGCGCGTCCGGCCTGCGCGTGCCCGTGTTGAGTTTCGGCACCGGTACCTTCGGTGGCGAGGGCGACTTCTTCAAGGCCTGGGGCCAGACCGACGTGGCCGGCGCGCGGCGTCTGCTCGACGTCGCCATCGATGCCGGCGTCAATCTGTTCGACAGCGCCGACATCTATTCCAACGGCGCGGCCGAATCGATTCTCGGCGAAGCGATCAAGGGCCGGCCGCGCGACAGCCTGCTGATCTCGACCAAGGCCACGTTCCGTTTCGGCGATGGCGAGAACGAAGTCGGTTCCTCGCGCTATCACCTGATCCGTTCCGTCGATGCCGCGCTCAAGCGCCTGGGCACGGACTACATCGATCTGTTCCAACTGCACGGCTTCGATGCGCGCACGCCGATCGAGGAAACCTTGTCCACGCTGGACGATCTGGTACGCGCCGGCAAGCTGCGTTATCTGGGCGTATCGAATTTCTCCGGCTGGCATCTGATGAAGTCGCTGGCGGTCGCGCAACGCTACGGTTGGTCGCGTTACGTCGCGCATCAGGCGTATTACTCGCTGATCGGCCGCGATTACGAGTGGGAGCTGATGCCGTTGGCGCTGGATCAGGGCGTGGGCGCGGTGGTGTGGAGCCCGCTGGGCTGGGGCCGCCTGACCGGCAAGATCCGCCGCGGCCAGCCGTTGCCGGAAACCAGCCGTCTGCATGTCACCGGCGACATGGGGCCGCCGGTGCAGGATGAGTATCTGTACAAGGTGGTCGATGCGCTAGACGAAGTCGCGCAGGAGACCGGCAAGACGATTCCGCAGATCGCGCTGAACTGGTTGTTGCAGCGGCCGACGGTGGCGACGGTGGTGATCGGGGCGCGCAACGAGGAGCAGCTCAAGCAGAACCTGGGCGCGGTGGGTTGGAATCTGACGGCCGAGCAGGTCGCCAGGCTCGATGCGGCAAGCGCGACGGCGAAGGCGTATCCGTACTGGCACCAGAGCGGGTTCGGCGAGCGCAATCCTTCGCCGGTGTGAGTTTGGGTCGGAGTGGCGCGGCGATGCTTTTCGCTCAGATCATTTCGCCTTAGCGCCCCGCCAACAAACAAAAACGCCCGGCCAGGCCGGGCGTTTTCGCAAACATGGAAATGGCCGCTGACTTCAGCCGGCATCCTGCATCTTGAAGGTCCCAGGCAGCGCCGTATTGCGCTGATCGCCCCACATCATCATCGACACGAAGTCCTCGCAGCCGGCCTGGCCGCTGCGCGAGATCGCGGCGAACACTTCGTCCGGCGTCTTGGCGATGGCGATCTGCTCGGTCACATCGTTCGGGAACGGCGTCACCCGCCCGGAGTCGAGATCGCGCAGACGCTCGCCGCCGTGCTCCTCGCCGCCCAGGTTGCCCACGCTCTGGCGGGCGCGGTCGCGCAGCGACATCAGATTCGAATCGGTGAACTCGAACTGCAGGTGCTGATCGCCGTCGAACTTCTTGTTGAGTTCGCCGGGGTGATAGGCCGAGTTGAAGTACGAAGCGGCGACATCGCTGGTGTTGGGCAGCACCAGGGTCCACTGGGTGGAGTCCTTCACCGGCTTGCCGTCGGCGCCGACCTGGAACTGCACGTCGGTGGTCTGGCCCATCGACTGGTAGCTGTTGGTCTGATCGACCGTGCCGTCCTGCCAAACGTTGCGGGTGATGGTGAGCTGGCTGCTGTTGCCGATGCCCATCGACACCGGGCCCAGGTCGATACCCAGGCGCGCGGCATGCTCGGCGTTGAACACCTCGGTGGTGCCCGAACGCTGCACGCCCGGCGGGTTCCAGTCCGGCACTTTGCCGCCGCTCATGAACGTCTGGTAGGCGTCGCGGCCTTCCTGCGTCGACAAGTCGATGCGCGCGGTCTGCAGCGAGCGGGTTTCGCTGCTGGTCTCCACGCTCAGGCCGACCGAATACGAACCGACCTTGCCCAGGCCGAACATGGTCGCGTTCTCCACGGTCTCCATGGGGCCTGCGTAGACCTCCACCACCGAGCCTTCCATCTTGCGCACGCCGAAGCCGGCGCCTTCGAGTTCGGTGTGAGTGCCGCCGATGCCGACATAGGATTTGAAGTTGAGCGCGAAGTCCGAACCGGTAAGGTTCTGGCCGCGCATCAGGACCGAGGCGCCCTCGGGCATGGCCAACGGATCCAGCGGGTTCGGCATGGCGGTGGTATCGCCGTTGTCGAGCCGCGCGCCCTGCTGCGGCGCCACCGTCGCTTCGTAGCTCAGGCGGCTGCCCTCGAATCCGGTGATGTGGCCGGAGATCGGCAGTCCCTTGACCACATTCTTGAGCAGCTTGGAGTTGTCGACCAGCTCTTTCACGTCCGGCGGCACCCGGCCGAGCAGGTCGGCGATGCCGTAGAGCTTCTGCAGCGGCGTCTTGCCCAGGTCGGCGCCGGCTTCGGCCTGCACCTGCACCGAGGCCTTGAACTGCTGGGTCTTCTGGAAGTCCACGCCGGTCTGCACGTCCGACAGCTCGACCTTGCCTTCGACGGTGACGCCGGCGTTGACCCGCGCGGGAATGAACGAGGGCGTGCCCACGCCGGCCACCGGCATCTGGTAGCTCACCGCGGTGCCGGGGTTGATCGCGTAGGACAGCACGTCCGGCGGCATCAGCTTGAGCAGCTCGTAACCGGAGGCGATCTGTTCCGGCGTCGCATTCACCGGCAACTGCACGCCGAGGGTGTCCAGCGCGGTGCGCATGGTCTGCGGCGGAAGCGCGGACACCTGCGCCGGGTCGGCGGTGGTCTTCTGGGCGGTCAGGTAGGCCGGCACCTGCGTCGGCTGGTCGGTGGCCTCGCCGACGATGCGCTGCAATTCCTTGACGTAAGGATTGCTGTTGAACGCATCGCGCGACTGCTGGTACTCGTAATTGGCGGTGGCGCCGTTCAGGCCGCTGTTGCGGTAGTCGTCGAGCTGGGGCTCCATCCGGTCCAGCGCCGCCTGCGCTTCGGTGCGGCGGGTGTTGTTGAACTCGGTGACGCGCGGCTGGTAGATCGAGTTGTAGACCTCCGAGGGCATGCTCGAAGACAGGTCGCTGTTCTTGGGCAGCGGCAGGCCGTGGATCGAGCGCACCGCTTCTTCCGGGGTCTTGGCTTCTTTCGGCGGCGGCGGCGGCGGGGGCGGAGGCGGCGGGGGCGGCGGTTCCGGCGGCGGCGCCTGCGGGGCCTTGGCGGCATCGAGAATGGCCTGCCGGTCTTCCGGCGGCAGATTGCGCAGAAGCTGGTAATTGACGCCGTCGATGCCGCTCATTGCTGATCCCTCGTCGTGGGTAGGCGGGCGCCCCGAAGCGCCCAGACCGTCACGATAAGAGTGCGCGTTCAGCTAGGGAACTGGGGCCAACCCTAGACCTGTCCAGCGCCGCCAGCGCCCGTCGCGCCTGCATGTCCGGCCTTGCGCCAGACCGCGGCCCAGCCCGCGCAACCGGCCGAAACCATGACGCGGCGCACCGCGACCGCCCCGCGGCCATGCCCGGATTCGCCGCAGCGCGCATTCCCCGGGTGACCCCGGTCGCGGAACCGAAAACCGGTGCCGCAAACCCGGCCCGACAGCACTTGCCAGTCAAACAAATGCAGTACAAAAGCCGCGCGGGAATTTTTAATTCTCATGGGGAAAACAAATATGAACGAATATTCCGTCCGCCAGTCGGACCGCCGTCAGCCGTGGTTGTCGCCGTTATCGTTCGCCTTGATCGCCGTATTGAGCCTCGCCGCTTCGGCCGCCCAGGCCCAGGCCGCGCCGGAGGACCGGGCCCTGGCCCAGCGCCTGCAGATCGAAGAATCGCTGGCGCGGGTCGATCGCCAGCTCTACGCCGGTTATTTCCGCCAGGCCTACGCCCGTTATCCCTCGATTCCGGCCGGTACCCTGGAATCGGTGGCGTATGTCATGAGCCGTTGGCAGCACCTGCGTCCGCAGACCGTGGCCTACGGCGAGCAGCACCAGCACATGCCGCAGGCCTACGGCGTCATGGGCCTGTACCACGGCGAAGGCTTCGCCGATCAGGTCGGCGAGGGCGCGCGCCTGCTCGGCGTGCCGGTCGCGCGCGTGCAGCGCGATCCGCTCAGCAACATCCTGGCGGCCGCGGCCTTGCTCGATCGCGAACTGCGCGCCGACGGCGTGAACGCCAAGTCTCCGGTCGAAGCCACCCGCGCCGCTCTGGAGCGCTATGCCGGCTTCGCCCGCGGCCAGGACAAGAGCGCGGTGCAGTCGCACGCCCGCGCCAGCTTCGCCTTCGATGTGCTGTTGGCGCAGGACAAGGGCGTCAACGATCGCGGCATCGTCGTTCCCGAACGCGCAGTGGCCTTCGAGCGCGCGTTCGATGCACGCACCCTGGTGCGGTTGCGCGCGCCGTTCGTGCGGCTGGACGTGGCCCGCGACCGCGTCGAAGCCGGTCGCCTGAATTCCAGGCAGGGCGATGCGTTCGCGATCGATCCGCTCAGCGAAACCCTGCAGGCGCCGGTGTCGGCCGCGGCCGACGAAAAGAGCACCGACTACCCGCCGGCGCTGTGGGTCGCATCGCCCTATCACCACGCGCGCACGTCTTACGACTCGGTGACCATCCACACGATGCAGGGCTATTACGCCGGCAGCATCTCCTGGTTCCAGAACAATCCCAACAGCGTCAGCGCGCATTACCTGATCCGCAGCTCCGACGGCCAGATCACCCAGATGGTGCGCGAGAACCGCGCCGCCCATCACGTCGGCGTGCATAACAACACCACGCTGGGCATCGAGCACGAAGGCTTCATCAACAACGCCAGCTGGTACACGGCCGCGATGTACAACGCCTCGGCCGCGCTGACCCGCCACTTCTGCGCGACCTACAGCGCGATCAGCTGCGCCAGCGCGTTCCGCGGCCCGGCCGGCAGCGGCATCAACGTGTTGCCGACCAGCGTCAAGGTCAAGGGCCATCAGCACTACAGCAGCCAGACCCATACCGATCCGGGCATCAACTGGGATTGGGCGCGTTATTACACCCTGCTCAACCCGGGCAACCCGCCCGGCGGCGGCAGCGTGATCGACAGCTTCGAAAGCACGGTCGGCCACTTCGACACGTCGCCGGCGTATTCGGGCAGCACCACCGGCATTTCGACTGCGTCGCTGAGCGAGCGCAACTGCACCACGCGCAAGAACGGCGAGTGCTCGCTGCGGGTATTGCTGAAGGACGACACCGCCAGCGCCAACGCCTGGGCGGTGCGCCTGTTGTCGGCCAGCGGCAATCCGGCCAGCAACGCCAACCTGACCCGCGCCAACGGCAAGGTCGGTTTCTGGGTCTACACCGGCGCCACCGGCCTGAGCGCGGCGATCGGCATCGACGACAGCGACGGCACCGAGCGCTCGCTGAGCCGCGCGATTCCGGCCGATACCTGGACCTATCTGGAGTGGAGTCTGACCGACGATGCGCAATGGGACGCGTGGGTGGGCGGCGCCAACGGCGCGATCACCGCCGCCACGGTGAAGCTCGATGCGGTGTGGTTCTACCGCGACCAGACCGCGTTCGACGTCAACCTGTATCTCGACGATGTGCAAGTGAAAAACTGAGGGGCGGGCGCGCAGGCCGCAATCCCGCAGCGGCCTGCGCGCTTTTTCTTGTCATCGGACCAACTCGGACGGGTTTCAATCCTTTGGTGGCAGGGCCCTTCAGGCCCGATGCTTTTCGCTCAGACCTCACGCAATCACAGCTGCAGACAGCGTCGCGCCTGAAGATCCTCCTACAAAAAACTTCGTACATCGCAGCGAACAGGCCGGACCAAACGACAGGGGGAAACACCGATGTCGGAACCCAACGATTCACCCGCGCCGAAGCACCGCCGGCCCCGCCGCGCACCCACCTGGCTGGCGATCCTGGCGCTGCTGATCGCCGGCGCGGTGTTCGCGCAATGGCTGCGCACCGCGCGCGGTAACGCATCCACCGCAGTCGCCGCGCCATCCGCCGCGGCCCGCTCCGCCGCGAACGCCGGCGATCGCCATCTGCCGATCCGCGTGCGCGACAGCGTCAGCGGTCGCATCCTGGACTCGAACCTGACCGTGCACGCACGCGGCGCCTCGGCGCATGTGCAGGACCTGCGCACCGCGGCCAGCGGCGAACGCATCGCCACGCTGGCGC is a genomic window containing:
- a CDS encoding N-acetylmuramoyl-L-alanine amidase, producing MNEYSVRQSDRRQPWLSPLSFALIAVLSLAASAAQAQAAPEDRALAQRLQIEESLARVDRQLYAGYFRQAYARYPSIPAGTLESVAYVMSRWQHLRPQTVAYGEQHQHMPQAYGVMGLYHGEGFADQVGEGARLLGVPVARVQRDPLSNILAAAALLDRELRADGVNAKSPVEATRAALERYAGFARGQDKSAVQSHARASFAFDVLLAQDKGVNDRGIVVPERAVAFERAFDARTLVRLRAPFVRLDVARDRVEAGRLNSRQGDAFAIDPLSETLQAPVSAAADEKSTDYPPALWVASPYHHARTSYDSVTIHTMQGYYAGSISWFQNNPNSVSAHYLIRSSDGQITQMVRENRAAHHVGVHNNTTLGIEHEGFINNASWYTAAMYNASAALTRHFCATYSAISCASAFRGPAGSGINVLPTSVKVKGHQHYSSQTHTDPGINWDWARYYTLLNPGNPPGGGSVIDSFESTVGHFDTSPAYSGSTTGISTASLSERNCTTRKNGECSLRVLLKDDTASANAWAVRLLSASGNPASNANLTRANGKVGFWVYTGATGLSAAIGIDDSDGTERSLSRAIPADTWTYLEWSLTDDAQWDAWVGGANGAITAATVKLDAVWFYRDQTAFDVNLYLDDVQVKN
- a CDS encoding SIMPL domain-containing protein encodes the protein MKIVASCLLALSALAWSAPAPAQLVDIDGGRFHVAGFGRVAWQPDLFELAFTVVSQGDDARGARERHLPAVAAVRRIVEAQRAALSEQSEDAPRLQVREGEGGRATHRFDTRFVLRVRGADAVALLQQQLADAGVAAFELRPLSERLPQYGDEARRQALRDAKRKAELIAGEMGWKLTGATAVKFQDERPWWLPQTPTARQYEARAYNYAAEAPAQSGEVTSQVDVEYAYKR
- a CDS encoding aldo/keto reductase; the encoded protein is MEHRYLGASGLRVPVLSFGTGTFGGEGDFFKAWGQTDVAGARRLLDVAIDAGVNLFDSADIYSNGAAESILGEAIKGRPRDSLLISTKATFRFGDGENEVGSSRYHLIRSVDAALKRLGTDYIDLFQLHGFDARTPIEETLSTLDDLVRAGKLRYLGVSNFSGWHLMKSLAVAQRYGWSRYVAHQAYYSLIGRDYEWELMPLALDQGVGAVVWSPLGWGRLTGKIRRGQPLPETSRLHVTGDMGPPVQDEYLYKVVDALDEVAQETGKTIPQIALNWLLQRPTVATVVIGARNEEQLKQNLGAVGWNLTAEQVARLDAASATAKAYPYWHQSGFGERNPSPV
- a CDS encoding DUF3297 family protein, with amino-acid sequence MTDTPPDHLSNDPRSPFYDPSVLERGIGIRFNGVERSNVEEYCISEGWVRLPVGKSLDRRGNPMTMKHKGQVEAYYLLPAPDSAE
- a CDS encoding lactonase family protein; its protein translation is MTLRSTLLAWSLIMTSTFAADAGAARPTDAAPTELLIGCYTGPACKGIGRYRFDAARGQVGAEPVEVIETDNPSWFTFSPDGSILYAVNENGAQSADPVGRVSSFALGRGDARTQRLSQVGSLGDEPAHAATSRDGRYLFVANYSVNATPGGTLTVLPIDAQGRLQPAVQVLTHRASQADRERQLSTHVHAAVPSPDGRYLYAADLGADKLYAYRYDPAHSAERPLQAASTPYLELPAGSGPRHLLFDASGRHAYLTLEMSGEVVVLDYEDGRLQAVQTVALDPGRTQGNAAAALHLSADGRFLYASNRGEDNHIAVYAVDAGSGRLSALQRRDSEGRGPREFALSPDGRFVVVTNQHSNTLRVIERDPRDGKLGKTVQSMAMASPSDVKFVPAR
- a CDS encoding DUF2165 family protein, which encodes MSLAASLLSFKLILLAGLASWISVVAFNNLVAFRNGVFALGQIMRMAPLDQAPAIQTPLQSRKVDNVAWHRAVLSIVLAAEVVSALLLWSAAAALAGAGIVADPIALANLALTAFMATCFLMLLGGSWFAYYIRQDNVQLLHFVLIGVSVLGLLAVNLRA